The proteins below are encoded in one region of Lagenorhynchus albirostris chromosome 7, mLagAlb1.1, whole genome shotgun sequence:
- the LOC132523684 gene encoding interferon omega-1-like, with protein sequence MALLRKNVTREPTPKAPPDARLSQASSSLICPMAFVLSLLTALVMFSYGPGGSLGCDLSQNHVWISRKNFMLLGQMRRISPRFCLKDRKDFGFPQDMVDGSQLPKAQATSVLHEMLQQVFRLFHTEHSSAAWDTSLLDKLCTGLHQQLEDLDACLVQAMEDEETALGVMGPTLAVKRYFQGIHLYLKEKKYSDCAWEIVRVEIMRSLYSSTNLQERIRIMDGDLGSP encoded by the coding sequence ATGGCCTTGCTTAGAAAGAATGTCACCAGAGAACCTACCCCCAAGGCTCCCCCAGACGCCCGTCTCAGCCAGGCCAGCAGCAGCCTCATTTGCCCCATGGCCTTCGTGCTCTCTCTACTGACCGCCCTGGTGATGTTCAGCTACGGCCCTGGTGGATCTCTGGGCTGCGACCTGTCTCAGAACCATGTGTGGATTAGCAGGAAGAACTTCATGCTTCTGGGCCAGATGCGGAGAATCTCCCCTCGCTTCTGTCTGAAGGACAGAAAAGACTTCGGTTTCCCCCAGGACATGGTGGATGGCAGCCAGCTCCCGAAGGCCCAGGCCACCTCTGTCCTCCACGAGATGCTCCAGCAGGTCTTCCGCCTCTTCCACACAGAGCACTCCTCTGCCGCCTGGGACACCTCCCTCCTGGACAAACTCTGCACTGGACTCCATCAGCAGCTGGAGGACCTGGACGCCTGCTTGGTGCAGGCGATGGAAGATGAAGAAACTGCCCTGGGAGTCATGGGCCCTACACTGGCCGTGAAGAGGTACTTCCAGGGAATCCATCtctacctgaaagagaagaaatacagtGACTGTGCCTGGGAAATTGTCAGAGTGGAAATCATGAGATCCTTGTATTCATCAACCAACTTGCAAGAAAGGATAAGAATTATGGATGGAGACCTGGGGTCACCTTGA
- the LOC132523687 gene encoding interferon alpha-1-like, whose translation MAPTLSLLLALVLLSCNSNCSLGCDLPQTHSLANRALMLLQQMRRISPFSCLKDRNDFGFPQEAFGGNQFQKAQAIAVVHEMIQQTFQLFSTEGSAAAWDETLLDKFCTALYQQLTDLQACLMQEAGLEGTPLLKEDSILAVRKYFHRITVYLQEKKYSPCAWEIVRAEVMRSFSSSTNLQERLRRKE comes from the coding sequence ATGGCCCCAACCTTGTCCTTACTCCTGGCCCTGGTGCTGCTCAGCTGCAACTCCAACTGCTCTCTGGGCTGCGACCTGCCTCAGACCCACAGCCTGGCTAACAGGGCCCTGATGCTCCTGCAACAGATGAGGAGAATCTCCCCCTTCTCCTGCCTGAAGGACAGAAATGACTTTGGATTCCCCCAGGAGGCGTTTGGAGGCAACCAGTTCCAGAAGGCTCAAGCCATCGCTGTCGTCCATGAGATGATCCAGCAGACCTTCCAGCTCTTCAGCACAGAGGGCTCGGCTGCCGCTTGGGATGAGACCCTCCTGGACAAGTTCTGCACTGCACTTTATCAGCAGCTCACTGACCTGCAAGCCTGTCTGATGCAGGAGGCGGGGCTGGAAGGGACTCCCCTGCTGAAGGAGGACTCCATCCTGGCTGTGAGGAAATACTTCCACAGAATCACTGTCTATCTGCAAGAGAAGAAATACAGCCCTTGTGCCTGGGAGATTGTCAGAGCAGAAGTCATGAGATCCTTCTCTTCATCAACAAACTTGCAAGAAAGACTCAGGAGGAAGGAATGA